The following proteins come from a genomic window of Streptomyces sp. GS7:
- a CDS encoding SigE family RNA polymerase sigma factor, with protein MTTGTVNVGKRKRIGGVGMATSGGKVLDFEEYVRTRQEALLRSARRLVPDPVDAQDLLQTALVRTYGRWDGIADKSLADAYLRRVMINTRTEWWRARKLEEVPTEQLPDASVDDGTEQRADRALLMDILGVLAPKQRSVVVLRHWEQMSTEETAAALGMSTGTVKSTLHRALARLRQELESRDIDARMLERGNRERERCAA; from the coding sequence ATGACCACCGGCACGGTCAACGTGGGGAAACGCAAGCGGATCGGAGGCGTCGGAATGGCGACCAGCGGCGGCAAGGTACTGGACTTCGAGGAGTACGTACGGACTCGGCAGGAGGCACTGCTGCGCAGCGCCCGACGCCTGGTGCCGGACCCCGTCGACGCCCAGGACCTGCTCCAGACGGCCCTGGTGCGTACGTACGGCCGCTGGGACGGCATCGCGGACAAGTCGCTGGCGGACGCCTACCTCCGCCGCGTCATGATCAACACCCGCACCGAGTGGTGGCGCGCCCGCAAGCTGGAGGAGGTGCCCACCGAGCAGCTCCCGGACGCGAGCGTCGACGACGGCACCGAGCAGCGCGCCGACCGCGCCCTGCTGATGGACATCCTCGGCGTGCTGGCCCCCAAGCAGCGCAGCGTCGTCGTGCTGCGGCACTGGGAGCAGATGAGCACCGAGGAGACCGCCGCCGCGCTGGGCATGTCCACCGGCACGGTCAAGAGCACCCTCCACCGGGCGCTGGCCCGCCTCCGCCAGGAGCTGGAGAGCCGCGACATAGACGCACGGATGCTGGAGCGCGGGAACCGGGAGCGGGAGCGGTGCGCGGCCTGA
- the cseB gene encoding two-component system response regulator CseB: MADTHVLFVEDDDVIREATQLALERDGFVVTAMPDGLAGLEAFRANRPDIALLDVMVPGLDGVSLCRRIRDESTVPVIMLSARADSIDVVLGLEAGADDYVTKPFDGAVLVARIRAVLRRFGHAGQNRTGGGPAEEEILEETVLRFGDLEVDTEGMEVRKGGETVALTPTEMRLLLEFSNAPGTVLSRDRLLERVWDYGWGGDTRVVDVHVQRLRGKIGQDRIETVRGFGYKLRG, translated from the coding sequence ATGGCCGACACCCATGTCCTCTTCGTCGAGGACGACGACGTCATCCGCGAAGCCACCCAACTCGCTCTGGAACGGGACGGTTTCGTGGTCACCGCCATGCCCGACGGGCTGGCGGGCCTGGAGGCGTTCCGCGCGAACCGCCCCGATATCGCCCTGCTCGACGTGATGGTGCCCGGGCTCGACGGCGTCAGCCTCTGCCGCCGCATCCGCGACGAGTCCACCGTGCCGGTGATCATGCTGTCGGCGCGCGCGGACTCCATCGACGTGGTGCTGGGCCTGGAGGCCGGCGCCGACGACTACGTCACCAAGCCGTTCGACGGTGCGGTGCTCGTCGCCCGTATCCGCGCCGTGCTGCGCCGCTTCGGGCACGCCGGCCAGAACCGCACCGGCGGCGGGCCCGCGGAGGAGGAGATCCTCGAAGAGACGGTCCTGCGCTTCGGCGACCTGGAGGTCGACACCGAGGGCATGGAGGTCCGCAAGGGCGGCGAGACGGTCGCCCTGACACCGACCGAGATGCGGCTGCTGCTGGAGTTCTCCAACGCGCCGGGTACGGTCCTCTCGCGCGACCGGCTGCTGGAGCGGGTCTGGGACTACGGCTGGGGCGGGGACACCCGGGTCGTCGACGTCCACGTCCAGCGGTTGCGCGGCAAGATCGGCCAGGACCGGATCGAGACGGTCCGCGGCTTCGGATACAAGCTGAGAGGCTGA
- the cseC gene encoding two-component system sensor histidine kinase CseC, whose translation MVRLALRTGLRWKLSAAIALVGALVAVALSIVVHNAARVSMLDNSRDVQIERLNFTQKIFESTNRLQFGAKIDDPALPKALRKEVVEGERATFLQDTGQTAPEVWAATPLGNGRVLSLHDRFPDRFAVLDDLDQALLIGSTAVVVGGCALGVLVGGRLSKRLRKAAAAAGKLADGDMSVRIRDEVGRGRVHDETDDLAWAVDAMSDALQQRIEAERRVTADIAHELRTPVTGLLTAAELLPPGRPSELVRDRAQAMRTLVEDVLEVARLDGYAERAELQDVCLGEFVTRRVRALDPDVTVEIVRDAVVSTDPRRLERILGNLIANAARHGKPPIEVTVEGRVLRVRDHGVGFPEALLREGPSRFRTGSSDRAGVGHGLGLTIAAGQARVLGARLTFRNADELTDGSTGAVSVLWLPENAPTATGSFPVIQLPDR comes from the coding sequence GTGGTGCGGCTGGCCCTGCGAACGGGCCTGAGATGGAAGCTCAGCGCCGCGATCGCGCTCGTCGGGGCGCTGGTCGCGGTGGCGCTGAGCATTGTCGTGCACAACGCCGCCCGCGTCTCCATGCTCGACAACAGCCGCGACGTGCAAATAGAACGGCTCAACTTCACGCAGAAGATCTTCGAGTCCACCAACCGCCTCCAGTTCGGCGCGAAGATCGACGACCCGGCGCTGCCCAAGGCACTCCGCAAGGAGGTCGTCGAGGGCGAGCGCGCCACCTTCCTCCAGGACACCGGCCAGACCGCCCCCGAGGTGTGGGCCGCCACCCCGCTCGGCAACGGGCGGGTGCTCTCCCTCCACGACCGCTTCCCGGACCGCTTCGCCGTCCTCGACGACCTGGACCAGGCGCTGCTGATCGGCTCCACGGCCGTGGTGGTCGGCGGCTGCGCGCTCGGCGTACTGGTCGGCGGGCGGCTCTCCAAGCGGCTGCGCAAGGCCGCCGCCGCGGCCGGGAAGCTGGCCGACGGCGACATGTCCGTGCGGATACGCGACGAGGTCGGCAGGGGCCGGGTCCACGACGAGACGGACGATCTGGCGTGGGCGGTGGACGCCATGTCGGACGCCCTCCAGCAGCGCATCGAGGCGGAGCGGCGGGTGACCGCCGATATCGCCCACGAGCTGCGGACGCCGGTGACCGGCCTGCTGACCGCCGCCGAACTCCTGCCGCCCGGACGGCCGTCGGAGCTGGTCCGCGACCGCGCGCAGGCGATGCGCACCCTCGTCGAGGACGTACTGGAGGTGGCCCGCCTCGACGGCTACGCGGAGCGGGCCGAGCTCCAGGACGTCTGCCTCGGCGAGTTCGTCACCCGCCGGGTGCGGGCGCTGGATCCCGACGTCACGGTCGAGATCGTGCGGGACGCGGTGGTCTCCACCGACCCGCGGCGCCTCGAACGCATCCTGGGCAACCTGATCGCCAACGCCGCGCGGCACGGCAAGCCGCCCATCGAGGTCACCGTGGAGGGCCGGGTCCTGCGGGTCCGCGACCACGGCGTCGGCTTCCCGGAGGCACTGCTGCGCGAGGGGCCGAGCCGGTTCCGCACCGGCAGCAGCGACCGGGCCGGTGTCGGCCACGGCCTGGGCCTGACGATCGCCGCCGGCCAGGCGCGGGTGCTCGGCGCCCGCCTCACCTTCCGCAACGCCGACGAGCTGACGGACGGCTCCACGGGCGCCGTGTCGGTCCTCTGGCTCCCGGAGAACGCCCCGACGGCGACCGGCAGCTTCCCGGTCATCCAGCTCCCGGACCGCTGA
- a CDS encoding SPFH domain-containing protein has product MDRVRGEFIDILEWTDDSRDTIVWRFPRYENEIKMGAKLIVRESQVAVFVNMGRIADVFAPGMYELQTGNLPILSTLQGWKYGFHSPFKAEVYFVTTRQFTDMKWGTQNPVTVRDPEFGMVRLRAFGGYAARVTDPAKLLTELAGTDPMFRTEEVEEYFRQLIVGKLGTLLGSSGIPMLDLAARQAELGDRLGKMLTDELAASHGISIPKFIIENISLPPEVEQAIDARSRMGIIGNLDNYARMQAADAVRDAANNPGGAGEGIGLGLGMAAGQQMAQAFATPQQSQPVQQQPYAPAAPAPGGGAVPPPLPGQQQYQWYVAVDGQQQGPYDHATFTGHIGSGAVRAGMLAWRDGMASWQPVENVPELAQHFRATPPPLPPQA; this is encoded by the coding sequence ATGGACCGTGTACGCGGCGAGTTCATCGACATCCTGGAATGGACGGACGACAGCCGGGACACGATCGTCTGGCGTTTCCCGCGCTACGAGAACGAGATCAAGATGGGCGCCAAGCTCATCGTGCGCGAGTCGCAGGTGGCGGTCTTCGTCAATATGGGCCGGATCGCGGATGTCTTCGCGCCGGGCATGTACGAGCTGCAGACGGGGAACCTGCCGATCCTGTCGACGCTGCAGGGCTGGAAGTACGGCTTCCACTCGCCGTTCAAGGCGGAGGTCTACTTCGTCACCACCCGGCAGTTCACGGACATGAAGTGGGGCACGCAGAACCCGGTCACGGTGCGGGACCCGGAGTTCGGCATGGTGCGGCTGCGGGCGTTCGGCGGCTACGCGGCGCGGGTGACCGACCCGGCGAAGCTGCTGACCGAGCTGGCCGGCACCGACCCGATGTTCCGCACCGAAGAGGTCGAGGAGTACTTCCGGCAGCTGATCGTCGGCAAGCTCGGCACGCTGCTGGGGAGTTCGGGCATTCCGATGCTCGACCTCGCCGCGCGCCAGGCCGAGCTGGGCGACCGGCTGGGCAAGATGCTGACCGACGAGCTGGCGGCCTCGCACGGCATCTCGATCCCGAAGTTCATCATCGAGAACATCTCGCTGCCGCCCGAGGTCGAGCAGGCCATCGACGCCCGCAGCCGCATGGGCATCATCGGGAACCTCGACAACTACGCGCGCATGCAGGCCGCGGACGCGGTGCGGGACGCGGCGAACAACCCGGGCGGCGCCGGGGAGGGCATCGGCCTGGGCCTCGGCATGGCCGCGGGGCAGCAGATGGCGCAGGCGTTCGCGACGCCGCAGCAGAGCCAGCCGGTACAGCAGCAGCCGTACGCGCCCGCCGCGCCGGCGCCGGGCGGCGGGGCCGTTCCGCCGCCGCTTCCCGGTCAGCAGCAGTACCAGTGGTACGTCGCCGTGGACGGGCAGCAGCAGGGCCCCTACGACCATGCGACGTTCACCGGGCACATCGGCTCGGGGGCCGTACGGGCCGGGATGCTCGCCTGGCGGGACGGTATGGCCAGCTGGCAGCCGGTGGAGAACGTGCCGGAACTCGCCCAGCACTTCCGCGCCACTCCGCCCCCGCTGCCGCCGCAGGCGTAA
- a CDS encoding ATP-binding protein yields MTVRLLAVPKEVPLLRQAVRAHLGTAAASCEVELCVSELVGNVIRHVGEGTPVVVHVARAGDGRMRVEVTDPDPRALPVLLRAAVDDENGRGIALLDAVALRWGVRQGTVGKTVWCEVAGAG; encoded by the coding sequence ATGACGGTCCGGCTGCTGGCCGTGCCGAAGGAGGTGCCGTTGCTGCGGCAGGCGGTGAGGGCGCATCTCGGTACGGCGGCGGCGTCCTGCGAAGTGGAGCTGTGTGTGAGTGAGTTGGTGGGGAATGTGATTCGGCATGTGGGGGAGGGGACGCCGGTCGTCGTTCATGTCGCCAGGGCCGGGGACGGGCGGATGCGCGTCGAGGTGACCGATCCGGACCCGCGGGCGCTGCCCGTGCTGCTGCGGGCCGCCGTGGACGACGAGAACGGGCGGGGGATAGCGCTGCTGGACGCCGTTGCGCTCCGTTGGGGCGTACGGCAGGGAACGGTGGGTAAGACGGTCTGGTGCGAGGTGGCGGGGGCGGGCTGA
- a CDS encoding helix-turn-helix domain-containing protein produces the protein MPPRKDPDPSASVQSFYGAELRYRREKAGLTLEQLAEGAFRGISLLSQIERGERAMPMDFAVHVDKKLNTDGFFQRRCEDAAKARRSGHPAYFAEIPDMEKTATTIEDWAPFVIPGLLQTKAYVRKLCETTRPWSEPEGVEEKVRARLKRAEIWKRKGRPYYWAILREELIRKLVLPPAGMAEQLEHILDVIRSTQGVLQIVPRTTATHPLMQGLAKVMTFPDTPPVVWIESEFSGQTIDYPPLVTDFRRSYDLLRAAALPPEASLAMVEEAARGYRDEAQQQG, from the coding sequence ATGCCTCCTCGCAAGGACCCGGATCCCTCCGCGAGCGTCCAGAGCTTCTACGGCGCAGAGTTGCGCTACCGCAGAGAGAAAGCGGGCCTCACCCTCGAACAGCTGGCGGAAGGCGCCTTCCGCGGCATCTCCCTGCTCAGCCAGATCGAACGCGGCGAGCGCGCGATGCCGATGGACTTCGCCGTCCACGTCGACAAGAAGCTCAACACGGACGGCTTCTTCCAGCGCCGTTGCGAAGATGCGGCAAAGGCCCGGCGGTCCGGGCATCCGGCGTACTTCGCGGAAATCCCCGACATGGAGAAGACCGCTACAACGATCGAGGACTGGGCACCGTTCGTCATCCCCGGTCTGTTGCAGACCAAGGCATACGTCCGAAAGCTCTGCGAAACGACAAGGCCATGGTCAGAGCCGGAGGGCGTCGAAGAGAAGGTCCGCGCACGACTGAAGCGCGCGGAGATCTGGAAGCGCAAGGGGCGTCCCTACTACTGGGCAATCCTGCGCGAAGAACTGATCCGCAAACTGGTGCTCCCGCCCGCCGGGATGGCCGAGCAGCTGGAACACATCCTCGACGTGATCCGCTCCACCCAAGGCGTTCTGCAGATCGTCCCGCGAACGACGGCCACGCACCCCCTGATGCAGGGACTGGCCAAGGTCATGACCTTTCCCGACACACCGCCGGTCGTCTGGATCGAGAGCGAATTCAGCGGCCAAACCATCGACTATCCACCACTCGTGACGGACTTTCGGAGGTCGTACGATCTGCTCAGGGCCGCCGCACTGCCGCCTGAGGCGTCCCTGGCCATGGTCGAGGAAGCGGCAAGGGGCTACAGAGATGAAGCGCAGCAACAGGGTTGA
- a CDS encoding DUF397 domain-containing protein, protein MKRSNRVELSTATWRKSTYSNGDGADCIEVMDDLPGIVPVRDSKDPHGPALVFPAAGWSAFVGAVKGSRLPSA, encoded by the coding sequence ATGAAGCGCAGCAACAGGGTTGAGCTGAGCACTGCCACCTGGCGCAAGAGCACTTACAGCAACGGCGACGGCGCCGACTGCATCGAGGTCATGGACGACCTCCCCGGCATCGTCCCCGTCCGGGACAGCAAGGACCCGCACGGACCGGCGCTCGTGTTCCCGGCCGCCGGGTGGTCGGCGTTCGTCGGCGCCGTCAAGGGAAGCCGACTCCCCAGCGCCTGA
- a CDS encoding MDR family MFS transporter, which yields MGKSRTAAPTGDISEQSTGRKPASVRTVVFALMIAMLLAMLDNMIVGTAMPTIVGELGGLAHLSWVVTAYTLATAASTPIWGKLGDMYGRKGVFLTSIVLFLIGSALSGMAQDMNQLIGFRAVQGLGAGGLMVGVMAIIGDLIPPRERGKYQGLMAGVMAVAMIGGPLVGGTITDHLGWRWSFYINLPLGAIALIMVTAVLHLPKKRSRTRIDYAGAALLTVGITSLVLITTWGGTQYAWLSGQIVGLGILGVVALIAFLFVERKVSDPVLPLHIFRNGNFSLVTVIGFLVGFVMFGSMTFLPLFQQSVQGASATNSGLLLLPMLLSMMVVSLVAGRVITQTGKYKIFVTLGGALITVGLALLALMDTDTTRFTSGAYMAVLGAGMGCLMQTTMLIAQNSVEMKDMGVGSSSATLFRTIGGSFGVAILGAIFTNEVQSTMVARLGKAAAAKMNSGGAQMDPKGLAKLPAPVKDAYAHAVASGTHHVFLWGAAISVVGFAAAWFLKEVPLRGGPAKPADGADADAPAERAMVVEAV from the coding sequence ATGGGGAAGTCGCGGACAGCGGCCCCGACGGGGGACATATCGGAGCAGAGTACGGGCAGAAAGCCCGCCAGCGTACGGACGGTGGTCTTCGCGCTGATGATCGCGATGCTCCTCGCGATGCTGGACAACATGATCGTCGGCACCGCGATGCCGACGATCGTCGGTGAACTGGGCGGGCTGGCGCACCTGTCCTGGGTGGTCACCGCCTACACGCTGGCCACGGCCGCGTCGACGCCGATCTGGGGCAAGCTCGGCGACATGTACGGGCGCAAGGGCGTCTTCCTCACGTCCATCGTGCTCTTCCTGATCGGCTCCGCGCTGTCCGGCATGGCGCAGGACATGAACCAGCTGATCGGCTTCCGGGCCGTCCAGGGCCTGGGCGCGGGCGGTCTGATGGTCGGCGTCATGGCGATCATCGGCGACCTGATCCCGCCGCGGGAGCGCGGCAAGTACCAGGGCCTGATGGCCGGCGTCATGGCCGTCGCGATGATCGGCGGGCCGCTCGTCGGCGGCACGATCACCGACCACCTCGGCTGGCGCTGGAGCTTCTACATCAACCTGCCGCTCGGCGCGATCGCGCTGATCATGGTCACCGCGGTGCTGCACCTCCCGAAGAAGCGCTCGCGCACCCGCATCGACTACGCCGGCGCCGCGCTGCTCACGGTCGGCATCACCTCGCTCGTACTGATCACCACCTGGGGCGGCACCCAGTACGCCTGGCTCTCCGGCCAGATCGTGGGCCTGGGCATCCTCGGCGTCGTCGCGCTGATCGCCTTCCTCTTCGTCGAGCGCAAGGTGAGCGACCCGGTCCTGCCGCTGCACATCTTCCGCAACGGCAACTTCTCGCTGGTCACGGTCATCGGTTTCCTGGTCGGCTTCGTGATGTTCGGCTCGATGACGTTCCTGCCGCTGTTCCAGCAGTCCGTGCAGGGCGCCTCGGCCACCAACTCCGGTCTGCTGCTGCTCCCGATGCTGCTGTCGATGATGGTGGTCTCGCTCGTCGCGGGCCGGGTCATCACCCAGACCGGCAAGTACAAGATCTTCGTGACCCTCGGCGGCGCGCTGATCACCGTCGGCCTGGCCCTGCTCGCCCTGATGGACACCGACACCACGCGCTTCACGTCCGGTGCGTACATGGCGGTGCTCGGCGCCGGTATGGGCTGCCTGATGCAGACCACGATGCTCATCGCGCAGAACAGCGTGGAGATGAAGGACATGGGCGTCGGCTCCTCGTCCGCGACGCTGTTCCGTACGATCGGCGGCTCCTTCGGCGTGGCGATCCTCGGCGCGATCTTCACCAACGAGGTCCAGTCGACGATGGTCGCCCGCCTCGGCAAGGCCGCCGCCGCCAAGATGAACAGCGGCGGCGCCCAGATGGACCCGAAGGGCCTGGCCAAGCTCCCGGCGCCGGTCAAGGACGCGTACGCCCACGCGGTGGCCTCCGGTACGCACCACGTGTTCCTGTGGGGCGCGGCGATCAGTGTCGTGGGGTTTGCCGCCGCCTGGTTCCTGAAGGAGGTCCCGCTGCGGGGCGGTCCGGCGAAGCCGGCGGACGGCGCCGATGCGGATGCTCCTGCGGAGCGGGCGATGGTCGTCGAGGCCGTCTGA